The following are encoded in a window of Streptomyces sp. 11x1 genomic DNA:
- a CDS encoding IS110 family transposase has protein sequence MTSNDFPSIDVFCALDVGKSEHHGTALLRDGRTAFDKPLPNNEPQLRELFNRLGRKGKVLVVVDQPASIGTLAVTVARACGCEVAYLPGLSMRRLADLHPGTGKTDARDAYVIADAARTMPHLLHSIDPDESVRAELTMVLGHDDDLAQDATRTSNRLRGLLTSVHPALERVLGPRLRHPAVLALLQTYGSPTQLAQAGTEQIAQVMLQAAPRMRSAHTLADQITTALAEQTVQVPGTASAGEIVSGLAEALAVLLKRRDVLETRVAALLEAHPLAKVLTSMPGVAVRTGARILAEVGDASAFPTAAHLASYAGLTPTTRRSGTSIRGEGPPRGGNKTLKRALFLASFASLSSPESRAYYDRKRAEKKRHNAALICLTRRRVDVLHAMLKHRTLYQPGHEQTA, from the coding sequence CGCACGGCCTTCGACAAACCGCTGCCCAACAACGAGCCCCAGCTGCGCGAGCTGTTCAACCGCCTGGGGCGCAAGGGGAAGGTCCTGGTCGTGGTCGACCAGCCGGCCTCCATCGGCACCCTGGCGGTCACCGTCGCCCGCGCCTGTGGATGCGAAGTCGCCTACCTGCCCGGCCTGTCGATGCGCCGGCTGGCCGATCTGCACCCCGGCACCGGCAAGACCGACGCTCGCGACGCCTACGTCATCGCCGATGCCGCCCGCACCATGCCCCACCTGCTGCATTCCATCGATCCCGACGAGAGCGTGCGGGCCGAACTGACCATGGTCCTGGGCCACGACGACGACCTCGCCCAGGACGCCACCCGCACCTCCAACCGGCTGCGCGGCCTGCTCACCTCCGTCCACCCCGCACTCGAACGCGTCCTCGGGCCCCGCCTGCGCCACCCGGCCGTCCTGGCCCTGCTGCAGACCTACGGCTCCCCCACCCAGCTGGCCCAGGCCGGCACCGAGCAGATCGCGCAGGTCATGCTCCAGGCCGCCCCGCGGATGCGCAGCGCTCACACCCTGGCCGACCAGATCACCACCGCCCTGGCAGAGCAGACCGTGCAGGTTCCCGGCACAGCCTCGGCGGGGGAGATCGTCTCCGGTCTGGCCGAGGCCCTCGCCGTGCTCCTCAAGCGCCGGGACGTCCTGGAGACGCGGGTCGCCGCACTGCTGGAGGCCCACCCTCTCGCGAAGGTCCTGACCTCCATGCCCGGGGTCGCGGTCAGGACCGGCGCCCGCATCCTGGCCGAGGTCGGCGACGCCAGCGCGTTCCCCACCGCCGCCCACCTGGCCTCCTACGCGGGACTGACCCCCACCACACGCCGCTCCGGAACCTCCATCCGGGGCGAAGGACCACCCCGCGGCGGCAACAAGACGCTCAAACGGGCCCTGTTCCTGGCCTCGTTCGCTTCCCTGAGCAGCCCCGAATCGCGGGCCTACTACGACAGGAAACGCGCGGAGAAGAAGCGCCACAACGCCGCCCTCATCTGCCTCACCCGCCGCCGCGTCGACGTCCTGCACGCCATGCTCAAACACCGCACCCTCTACCAGCCCGGGCACGAACAAACAGCCTGA